CCTACCGGGCGCTGTTCGGGCGCGGCCGCCTGCGTCCCGGGGAGACCGTGCTCGTGCACGGCGCGAGCGGCGGCGTGGGCGTTGCCGCCGTGCAGTTCGCCCGGGCGGCCGGCGCGCGCGTCATCGGCACGGCCGGCTCCGACCGCGGACGCGAGCTGGCAGCCGACCAGGGCGCTCATCACGTCCTCGATCACACCACCCCGGGGTATCTCGACGAGGTGACGCGAATCACGGCAGGACACGGGGTCGACCTCGTTGTCGAGATGCTCGCGAACGTGAACCTCGAGCGCGACCTGGGCATCGTCGCCATGCGCGGACGCGTCGTCGTCGTCGGCAGTCGCGGCACCATCGAGTTCACGCCGCGACTCACAATGGCCCGCGACGCCTCGGTGCTCGGGCTCACCTTGTGGAACGCCTCGCCTCCCGAACTCGCCGAGGCGCACGCCGCCATCGTGGCCGGCCTCGAGCAGGGGGTGCTCCACCCGGTCGTCGGCCGGCAGTATCCCCTGTCCGAGGCGGCAACCGCGCACCGCGACGTGCTGGCCGCCGGCGCCTGCGGCAAGCTGGTACTCGTTCCCTGAAGGCGCCCGCGCCGTGTTCGGGCTCTCTCTCCGCTCCTCCCGCGCCCGCGCGGCCGCCGCGACCGCCATCGTCGTCGGAAGCCTGTATGTCTTCCCGCTTCTGCTCGACCTGCCGCTCGTCGACCCCGACGAAGGATTGCACGCGGCCATCGCGCTCGAGATGGTCGAGCAGGGCGACTGGGTCACCCCACGCCTGCTCGGCGAGCCGTTCCTCGACAAGCCAATCCTGTTCTTCTGGGCCCAGGCTGGCGCCCTCGCGGTCTTCGATGCGCACGAGGCCGCCGTACGGCTTCCGGGCCTGGTCTTCGGCCTGCTCGGGGCCGGCGCGACCGCGCTGATCGGACGCCGGCTGGCGGGCCGTCGCGCCGGCCTCCTCGCCGGCCTCTTCTACGCGACGATGGCCCTGCCGCTCGCCCTGCACCAGGCGGCGGTCCACGACGTTGCGCTCGTGCCGTGGACGACGCTGGCGCTTCTCGCCTTCTGGAACGCGGCACGACCGCCGGCGGCCTCATCTCCGCCGGGGCTGAAGCTCCGGCGCTACGAAGATGAAGGGCTGGAACCCCGCCGCGGCAGCAGGGTCATCCGCTGGTCGGTCGTGGCCGGTCTGTGGCTCGGTCTCGCCGTCCTGACGAAGGGTGTCGTCGGCGTGGCACTCGTCGGCCTCGCGCACGCCGCCGCGCTGCTGGCCTTCCGACGAGTCCGCCCCGTGGTCGTGCTCGGCGGCGGGCTCGCCCTGCTCGTCGCAGCTATCGTCGCCGCGCCCTGGTACCTCGCCATGGAGCAGGCCAACGGCGGCTACCTTCACTACTTCTTCGTCGAGCGCCACGTGCTCGGCTATACGACCTCGACCCAGATTCATGCGTATCGTCCCTGGTGGTACTACCTGCCCATCGTCGCCGGCGGCGGGTTCCCCTGGGTCGCCTTCCTGCCGCTGGCCGCCTGGATCGCCGTGCCGGCGGGGAAGCTCGGCCGGACCACCCCTCACCGGGACGCCGCTCGATACGCGTGGATCTGGCTCGTCTCCTCGCTCCTGTTCCTGAGCGCCGCAGGCTCGAAGCTCGTGACCTACGTGCTGCCGGCCTTCCCAGCCGTGGCGCTGCTCTCGGCGATCGCCTGGGACCACGCCCTCGGCCGCCGCGAGGACGACGCCGGAGTCCCGCCCGCACCGACGCTGCGCGCCGCCGTTGTCCTGGTCGCCAGCGTGGGAGCGGCCATGGCGCCTCTGGCGCTGTTCATCGCCGCCTTGCGGTACGGCGTGCCCCACGGGCCCACCGCCTGGGTCGCGGCGGCTGCGGCCACGCTCGCATGGACCGTCGGGATCGCGGGGGGATGGCGACGAGGCCGGCTCCCGGCGCTCGCCACGGTTTTCGGCGCCATGGTCGTCACCGCAGTCGTGCTGCTGTCGTCGACCATGCCGCGCGTCGCCGCGGTGCTGTCGGCCCGGGACCTTGCGCGTTTCCTCAATGCCCAGGCTGCCATGCCGTCGACCACCTGGGTGGTCGGCGAGCGCATCGGGTCGCTCGTCTTCTACCTCGACCCGGGACGACGTCAGGGCCTGACGCCCGACCGGCTCGTGCACGTCGAGGTCAACGACGTGCTCCGCATGGCCATCCCTCAGGCAGACGCCCTCGTCGCCGTCTCCGCACAGCACCTGGCCATCGTTGGACGACGGCTCCCGCTCGATCGGGTGGCGTACGAGCAGGCGGGTCTGTACAGGGTCTACTCGGCCAGGGCCCTGCACGCGGAGATCGTCGAGCAGCGTCGACGCTTCTGAACGCTGGCCTCACGGAAGGTGGGCCGCGCCCGCGCCTGTGGACTCGTCGGAGACCTCGACGAAGTCCACGCCATAGCGCAGCCGATCCTTCGTCGTGCGGAACGCAAGCGTCCGCCGCGGCGGGCTGTCCACGGGACCATCGAGGGGCGCCGGCGGTCCGCACGAAAGCCGTCGTCCGTCAGTCTCGTAGGCCGTCTTGACCCGGCCGGCGACGACGCGTGCGACTTCAGCGACGGCAAGCCTGAGGTCGACCTCGGTGGCCTGTTCCGGGATGATGTCCAGGACGACCCTCGCGACAGCCCGGGCCGTATCGGGCTCGCACCTGAGCAGCATCTCGACACCGACCGGTGGATCCGCGATGGCCAGACGCACCCGCGCGCCCGGCAGGTCTGCCGGGGCCAGGGCTTCGGGATCCGGCTCGACCTCGAGCGACAGCATCATGCCGAAGAACTGGCTGAGGGCGGTGGAGACGGCCTCGACAACGGCATCGAGCGGATCGTCGGCGGCGTGGGCGGCCACGTCTCGGACGAGGGTACTGAGCTGTGAACGAAGGCGTTCGCGGTCGCTCGTCCGTTCGACGACGCCATCGTGGCCAGCGAGGGCACGCGCGGCAGCCGGCTCGGCCACGACCACGTAGAGCCGGATCCGGCCGAGTTGCTCGTTGCCACGGAGTTTCTTGAGCAGCAGGTCCGGCCCGACGAGGCCGAGGTGGTCGCCAACCAGCACCGCCGCCGGCTTGACCTCGACAGCTCGCTTGAGCGCCGCCACGCCCGACTCGGCCTCGACCACCTCCCAGCCGTCGAGCGCCTCACCAACCGCCCGCCTGAACGCCGCGTCGCCGTCAGCCACCAGCAGGCGCAGCGGACCCTCGGCCGGCCGGCCTCCGGGTCGGAGCGAACCGGCACGCGCGTCGTGGATCTTCGCGATGAGGGCTCTGAACCTGGCGCTGACGTTGTCGGGTCTCAGGGGCTTGAGCAGGTAGTCGCTGATGCCGAGCTCGACGACGCGCCGCACGCGGGCCTCGTCCCGCTCGATGGTCATCATCACGACCGGCAGCGACGCGAGCTCGGGCGACCGGCGGATGGCTTCGAGTGTCTCCACCCCGTCGAGCACCGGCATGCGGATGTCGAGCACGGCGAAGTCGAACGCCTGGCCGGAGAGCGCCTCGAGCGCCTCGAGGCCGTTCTGGCATTCGGTCACGTCGCAACCCAGCTCACGGGAGAGGATGCGACGAAGGACGACCCGGGTCGTGATCTCGTCCTCGACGATCAGTACGTTCATCGCCACGTCTCGCCTCACTCCTGTGCCCGCGCCGCGAGATCGGCCAGCAGGGGCTCGAGCCGCGACCAGGCCGCCACGAACGCGTCGCGCGCCCGCGTCGCCCCCGCCGCGTCGCCGCTGCGGGCCGCGGCAAGCAGCGCCGAGGCCGACGCCTCGGCCGACGGCGCGCAGAAATTGGCGATCGCACCGGCCAGCGCGTGCGCCGTCTCCCGAAGCCCCGCCAGATCGTGGCCGGCCAGGCAGTCGTCCACGCGTCGCAGCGTATCGGGCACCGTCGCGCGCAGCAGCGCCACGAGTTCAGCCACGAGCTCGCGGTCGCCTCCCAGACGGTCTTCGAGCGCCAGGGCATCGAGGTCGTGAGTCTCGACCGATGCCGGCGCGCCGGCCGGCGGGACCGAGGTCCGCAGCCCGTGCTGCCGCACCAGCCGCTCGAGGTCGCCCTGTCGTAGCGGCTTCGCCACGTAGTCGTCCATGCCGGCCTCGAGGCAGCGCTCGCGGTCGCCAGGCATGGCGTGCGCGGTCACCGCCACGATCGGCACGTGACGGCGCCCGGCTTCGACGGCCCGTATCCGCCTCGTGGCGTCGTAGCCGTCGAGCACGGGCATCTGGCAGTCCATCAGGATCAGATCGTAGTCGAACGCCCCGGCCTCGAACCGGTCGACCGCCTCCTGGCCGTCCGCGGCGTGGTCGACCTCGCACCCGAGCTTTGCGAGGGTCGTGCCGGCGACCATCCGGTTGATGGCGTGGTCCTCGACGACCAGCACACGGAACGGCCGCCCCCCGGGCTCTTCTCTCGACGACGCCGGAAGGGGCGTCACCTCGGCCAGCCCGGACAGCGTGGCGCCGTCACCCGCGCGCTCGAGGCGTACCGTGACCAGCCCGCGACCGTCGACGAGCCGTCCGCGCGCCTCTCCGACCGGGACGCGACCCTGTGCGAGATCGACGGTGAGCACGCGGAGCGCGGGCCGATCGTCCGCGTCGAGAAGATCGGCGAGGGCCATCCCCCGGCACACTCGCCCGTCAGCGAACACCTCGACCCAGGTGGGGTCGACGTACCCCAGGGTGCCATCCGGCCCCAGCTCGACTGCCAGGCACAGGCCTGGCGAGGCCGCCTCAGCGCGCCTCGACTCCTGCTCCATCGCTCGCCCCTCTCGCCGCCCTCCGGCCACGCGACTGCGGCCGGGTCGCCCTCGTCAGGGAATCGACGGCGAGGCCCCGGTTCGTGAATCCGCTTCGGTGACGATCTCTTCGAGCCACCGCCAGGCGTCGAGCGCGGCGTGCAGTCCGATCGTCGGCAGCGACAGCGCCACGACGTGGGTCAGTTCGCGGGGATCGACGCCGACCTCGAGGGCCTTCCGCGCGTGCGCGTGCACTGCCCGCGACGACCCGCGCCCCACCGATACCGCGAACTTGGCCAGCGCGACGCCCCGGGCATCGAGCGGCCCGGCCTCCGCCGCCGCGTCGGCCAGGGCCCTGTAGCGCTCGGCCACGGCGGGAAGCGCCGCCGACAACGAGGCCAGGGCGCCGGCGCGACGCGTTCGGCGCTTCCTGGCGTCGTGCGCCTCGGGCTCGAACGGGCCTTCGTGGGGTCCGGGTGTGGTCGTCATGCCTTCCTCCTCGTGGGGCCTTGCCATCGACGCTCCACGTCAACGCGACACGTCGGTCGAGCGTCGCCACTGGAACCGCAGCACGCGCCACAGCCCGGCGCCGCTCGCGGCGAGCACGACCAGCCAGAACACCGACTGCGGCACGCGTCCGTAGAGCAGGCTCCCGACTGCGAACAGCGCCGCGTAGACGAAGCTGCACCCGAGCACCCAGCCGAGCAGGGCCTGCGGCAGGCTGTCCGGGGAGGCCGGCACGCCGGCGTCCCTCCGGATAGCGGCCCAGCCCGGGCCAGCGGGCCTGACCAGACGACAGAACCTGACCAGCGTCTCGCGGTCGGTGGGCGGGGTCAGGTAGGTCACCGTGACCCACACGAGCGTCGTCGTGGCGACGCTCGCGAGCAGCACCACGTGCGACGGCAGGTTGAGCCCGCGTCGGCCGGCGATGAAGAAGCCCACGGCGACGAGAAACGAGCTGGCCATCGCCGCGACCTCGCTCCAGGCGTTGATCCGCCACCAGAACCACCGGAGCAGGTAGATGAGACCGGTGCCGGCGCCAATCGCCATGAGCAGCTCGAAGCTCTGACGCGCGGTGTCGAGGACGAACGTGAACGCCGCGGCCACGGCCATCAGGGCGACGGTGGCGAGCCGGCCGACGAGCACGTAGTGGCGCTCGCTCGCGTCGGGCCGCAGGAACCGGCGGTAGAAGTCGTGCACCAGGTAGGACGTCCCCCAGTTCAGGTGGGTCGAGATGGTCGAGATGTAGGCGGCGAGCAGCCCGGCCACCATGAGGCCGAGGAATCCGGCCGGCAGGAACCGCAGCATGGCCGGGTAGGCCATGTCGTGCCCGATCAGCCGCGCGTCGAGGTACGGGAGCGCCCGCGCCAGGTCGTCGAGCTCCGGGTACACGAGCAACGACGCGAGGCCGACGAGGATCCACGGCCACGGACGAATCGCGTAATGCGCCACGTTGAAGAGCAGCGTGCCAGCCATGGCGTCGCGTTCGGATCGGGACGCGAGCATTCGCTGCGCGATGTAGCTCCCGCCTCCCGGCTCGGCTCCGGGGTACCAGACCGACCACCACTGCACCGTGAGCGGGATGACGAGCACGGCCAGCGTCACGCTCCAGTCGCCGAAGTCGGGCAGCAGGCGCAGCGTCGCCGGGTCGACCCGGGCGATGAGGCCGTCGAGCCCGCCGACCTCGGGCTGGCCGAGCGCGAAGTACGCCGCCGCGACCGACCCGGTCATCGCGATCCCGAACTGGATGAAGTCGGTGACGAGCACCCCCCAGAGACCCGACACGGCGGCGAACGACACGTTGAGCACGGCGCAGACGGCGAGCGTCTGCCACATCGGCCAGCCGAGCAGGACGTTGGCGATCTTCGCCGCGGCGAGGTTCACCGACGCCATGATCACCAGGTTGAAGAACAGCCCGAGGTAGAGCGACCGGAAGCCGCGGACGAACGAGGCGGCCCGCCCCGCGTAGCGCAGCTCGTAGAACTCGAGGTCGGTCAGCACGCCCGACCGGCGCCACAGCCGGGCGTAGAAGAAGACCGTCATCATCCCGGTGAGCAGGAACGCCCACCAGATCCAGTTGTTGGCGACGCCCCGCTCGCGCACGAGGTTGGTCACCAGGTTCGGCGTGTCGGTGCTGAAGGTCGTGGCGACCATCGAGACGCCGACCAGCCACCACGGCGCGGCGCGGCCCGAGGTGAAGAACTCGACGGTGCTCGACCCCGCGCGCCGCGCCATCAGCACCGCGGGCACGAACGAGAGCCCGATCGAGCCGAACACGATGACCCAATCGAGCGTCGTCAGGTGCATGAGGGGCCGTGCGCGGCGTTACGACTTCTTGCGGCCGGTCTCGCGTCGTGGGGTCTCGGCTGCCGCCGCCGGCGTCACCTCGTCGGGCGGCAGGTCGTCGGGCCCCGGGGCAGGAGCGCCCGGCACCGCGATGTGCAGCGGTGGCGGCTCGCGATCGATCAGCATCGCGAACTCGGCGCGGAACTGCTGGAGGCTCATGCCGGCGGTCGCCGCGAACTTGGCCAGCTCGTGCGGGTCCTCGAAGTCGTCGCGCCGGAGCCGGATCATGTACCGCCGCGCGATTGCGTAACGCGTGGAGTTGATGTCGACGAGGCGGATCTTCGCGCGGCCCGTCTCGGGATCGAGCAACTCCTTGAAGGGGACGGGCACGAAGTGGCCGCCCTGCATCGAGATCATCACGGCGTTGCCGCCAGACAGGAGGTACTTCGCCGCGCAGTAGCCGAGGTCGCGCGTGTATTCCATGTCGAGCGGGATGGGGTCGGCGCACCGCAGTTCGTAGCCGATGTTCTTGGCGACGATCGTCGACTTGAGCCCGAACGCCTTGAGACGTTTCATCACCTCGGCCTTCAGGATCTCGCCGATGTTCACCTCGGCGATGCGCACGTTGCCGTGCGCGTCGCGCTCGATGTCCTCGAGCTGGTCGAGGTCGTCGGGGTCGAGGTCGAGGACGAGGCCCTCGGCGATCACCGCGACGCCGTCGCGGCGTCCGTAGCTGAGGCGCTTGATGATGGCCCCGACGAGCGTGTCGACGATGGCCTTCAGCTTGACGCGCTGACCGGCGAACTCCTCGGGGATGAGCGAGAGCGTCGCGCCCGACGCCTTGCCGATGCCGAGGGCGAGGTGGCCCGCCTTCCGCCCCATCGCGATCACGAAGTACCAGCGCGACGTCGTCTTCGCGTCGACCATGAGGTTCTTGACGATCTCGACGCCGTAGTGGCGGGCCGTCTGGAACCCGAACGTGTCCACGTAGTGAGGCAGGTCGAGGTCGTTGTCGATCGTCTTCGGCACGTGCACCACGCGGATGCGCCCGCCCGCCTTCTCCTCGAGCTTCATCGCGGAGAAGGCCGTGTCGTCGCCCCCGATCGTGATGAGCTGCGACACGTTCAGGCGGAGGAGCGAGATGACCGTGTTCTCGAGGTGCTGGGGGTTCTTGGTCGGATTGGCCCGCGAGATGCCGATGTGCGACCCGCCGCGGAAGTGGATCCGGCTGACGTTCTCGATGAGCAGCGGGACCACGTGGTCGATGTTGCCCTCCATGATCCACTCGAACCCGTCGCGGATCCCTACGACCTCGACGCCGTCGAGCATCGCGCGGATCGAGGCGGCGCTGATCACGCTGTTGATGCCGGGGGCGGGACCGCCGCCCACCAGGATGGCCAGTTTCTTGTGCTGACTCACGGGTGCTACTCTCCTACGCTGGCGACCGCCCGGACCGCTCCCGCCGCGTGCGCGGCCGGAGCGCGGCCCGGGTCGTGCGGCGCCTGCGTCATTATATCGAGGAGAGTCCGGCCCCGCCGGCGAGGAGAGCCCGTGATCCCGACGTCCCCTGCCCTGCCCGTTCCGAACCCCGCCGACCTGGAGCGGCAGATCCGTGGCATCAACCAGTCGATGACGGGCTATCGCTGGGAGCAGTCCACCCCCGAGCAGCGGTTCACGGCCGCGGCCACCGCGCTCCGTGCGACCCTGATCGAGCAGATGATGGCGACGACCGCCCGCCACGAGGCCGCGGCGGCGAAGAGCCTCTG
The DNA window shown above is from Acidobacteriota bacterium and carries:
- a CDS encoding NADPH:quinone reductase, encoding MNAVVVRAFGEPDVLQLEQIDTPSLGDGQLLVRLLAAGINPVDTYIRTGTYARRPPLPYVPGTDGAGVVEQIAPGVTEFAPGDRVYVAATIARRFSGAYAQYAACDVDHVHPLPARATFDQGAAIGVPYATAYRALFGRGRLRPGETVLVHGASGGVGVAAVQFARAAGARVIGTAGSDRGRELAADQGAHHVLDHTTPGYLDEVTRITAGHGVDLVVEMLANVNLERDLGIVAMRGRVVVVGSRGTIEFTPRLTMARDASVLGLTLWNASPPELAEAHAAIVAGLEQGVLHPVVGRQYPLSEAATAHRDVLAAGACGKLVLVP
- a CDS encoding glycosyltransferase family 39 protein; this translates as MFGLSLRSSRARAAAATAIVVGSLYVFPLLLDLPLVDPDEGLHAAIALEMVEQGDWVTPRLLGEPFLDKPILFFWAQAGALAVFDAHEAAVRLPGLVFGLLGAGATALIGRRLAGRRAGLLAGLFYATMALPLALHQAAVHDVALVPWTTLALLAFWNAARPPAASSPPGLKLRRYEDEGLEPRRGSRVIRWSVVAGLWLGLAVLTKGVVGVALVGLAHAAALLAFRRVRPVVVLGGGLALLVAAIVAAPWYLAMEQANGGYLHYFFVERHVLGYTTSTQIHAYRPWWYYLPIVAGGGFPWVAFLPLAAWIAVPAGKLGRTTPHRDAARYAWIWLVSSLLFLSAAGSKLVTYVLPAFPAVALLSAIAWDHALGRREDDAGVPPAPTLRAAVVLVASVGAAMAPLALFIAALRYGVPHGPTAWVAAAAATLAWTVGIAGGWRRGRLPALATVFGAMVVTAVVLLSSTMPRVAAVLSARDLARFLNAQAAMPSTTWVVGERIGSLVFYLDPGRRQGLTPDRLVHVEVNDVLRMAIPQADALVAVSAQHLAIVGRRLPLDRVAYEQAGLYRVYSARALHAEIVEQRRRF
- a CDS encoding response regulator → MNVLIVEDEITTRVVLRRILSRELGCDVTECQNGLEALEALSGQAFDFAVLDIRMPVLDGVETLEAIRRSPELASLPVVMMTIERDEARVRRVVELGISDYLLKPLRPDNVSARFRALIAKIHDARAGSLRPGGRPAEGPLRLLVADGDAAFRRAVGEALDGWEVVEAESGVAALKRAVEVKPAAVLVGDHLGLVGPDLLLKKLRGNEQLGRIRLYVVVAEPAAARALAGHDGVVERTSDRERLRSQLSTLVRDVAAHAADDPLDAVVEAVSTALSQFFGMMLSLEVEPDPEALAPADLPGARVRLAIADPPVGVEMLLRCEPDTARAVARVVLDIIPEQATEVDLRLAVAEVARVVAGRVKTAYETDGRRLSCGPPAPLDGPVDSPPRRTLAFRTTKDRLRYGVDFVEVSDESTGAGAAHLP
- a CDS encoding response regulator → MEQESRRAEAASPGLCLAVELGPDGTLGYVDPTWVEVFADGRVCRGMALADLLDADDRPALRVLTVDLAQGRVPVGEARGRLVDGRGLVTVRLERAGDGATLSGLAEVTPLPASSREEPGGRPFRVLVVEDHAINRMVAGTTLAKLGCEVDHAADGQEAVDRFEAGAFDYDLILMDCQMPVLDGYDATRRIRAVEAGRRHVPIVAVTAHAMPGDRERCLEAGMDDYVAKPLRQGDLERLVRQHGLRTSVPPAGAPASVETHDLDALALEDRLGGDRELVAELVALLRATVPDTLRRVDDCLAGHDLAGLRETAHALAGAIANFCAPSAEASASALLAAARSGDAAGATRARDAFVAAWSRLEPLLADLAARAQE
- a CDS encoding carboxymuconolactone decarboxylase family protein; protein product: MTTTPGPHEGPFEPEAHDARKRRTRRAGALASLSAALPAVAERYRALADAAAEAGPLDARGVALAKFAVSVGRGSSRAVHAHARKALEVGVDPRELTHVVALSLPTIGLHAALDAWRWLEEIVTEADSRTGASPSIP
- a CDS encoding Na+:solute symporter, yielding MHLTTLDWVIVFGSIGLSFVPAVLMARRAGSSTVEFFTSGRAAPWWLVGVSMVATTFSTDTPNLVTNLVRERGVANNWIWWAFLLTGMMTVFFYARLWRRSGVLTDLEFYELRYAGRAASFVRGFRSLYLGLFFNLVIMASVNLAAAKIANVLLGWPMWQTLAVCAVLNVSFAAVSGLWGVLVTDFIQFGIAMTGSVAAAYFALGQPEVGGLDGLIARVDPATLRLLPDFGDWSVTLAVLVIPLTVQWWSVWYPGAEPGGGSYIAQRMLASRSERDAMAGTLLFNVAHYAIRPWPWILVGLASLLVYPELDDLARALPYLDARLIGHDMAYPAMLRFLPAGFLGLMVAGLLAAYISTISTHLNWGTSYLVHDFYRRFLRPDASERHYVLVGRLATVALMAVAAAFTFVLDTARQSFELLMAIGAGTGLIYLLRWFWWRINAWSEVAAMASSFLVAVGFFIAGRRGLNLPSHVVLLASVATTTLVWVTVTYLTPPTDRETLVRFCRLVRPAGPGWAAIRRDAGVPASPDSLPQALLGWVLGCSFVYAALFAVGSLLYGRVPQSVFWLVVLAASGAGLWRVLRFQWRRSTDVSR
- a CDS encoding 6-phosphofructokinase — protein: MSQHKKLAILVGGGPAPGINSVISAASIRAMLDGVEVVGIRDGFEWIMEGNIDHVVPLLIENVSRIHFRGGSHIGISRANPTKNPQHLENTVISLLRLNVSQLITIGGDDTAFSAMKLEEKAGGRIRVVHVPKTIDNDLDLPHYVDTFGFQTARHYGVEIVKNLMVDAKTTSRWYFVIAMGRKAGHLALGIGKASGATLSLIPEEFAGQRVKLKAIVDTLVGAIIKRLSYGRRDGVAVIAEGLVLDLDPDDLDQLEDIERDAHGNVRIAEVNIGEILKAEVMKRLKAFGLKSTIVAKNIGYELRCADPIPLDMEYTRDLGYCAAKYLLSGGNAVMISMQGGHFVPVPFKELLDPETGRAKIRLVDINSTRYAIARRYMIRLRRDDFEDPHELAKFAATAGMSLQQFRAEFAMLIDREPPPLHIAVPGAPAPGPDDLPPDEVTPAAAAETPRRETGRKKS